One part of the Malus sylvestris chromosome 2, drMalSylv7.2, whole genome shotgun sequence genome encodes these proteins:
- the LOC126613857 gene encoding loganic acid O-methyltransferase-like: MTEVEDTNLSAAYPMNAGDGPNSYANNSTFQKSVVNSSKEILRQEIEEKLDVHAFLLSSCNTFRIADLGCSTGPNTFFAVETILETVQLKYQSQGLSSHQIPKFQVFFNDQTTNDFNMLFKSLPQNRQYYAAGVPGSFYGRIFPNASIHFFHCSSSNHWLSRVPKEIVNKESPAWNKGKIYYSSSTTEVTRAYETQHALDMECFLNARAQEIVYGGLMVLIISCRPNGTPHSHTLASVIYETLGSCLVDMARKGLVNEEKIDSFNIPVYVMSPQELEVAVERTGYFSIERKEILPNMFPNSNLSNALLSTSHVRAVHEEHIKQHFGEEIIDEVFNLYHKKVEEQPSKFELGKTVVSIAVLKRNAN; the protein is encoded by the exons atgactgAAGTAGAGGATACTAATTTGTCTGCAGCCTATCCAATGAATGCTGGAGATGGCCCTAACAGCTATGCTAACAACTCCACTTTTCAG aAAAGTGTAGTGAATTCTTCTAAAGAAATTTTAAGACAGGAAATTGAAGAAAAGCTTGACGTACACGCATTCTTGTTATCATCCTGCAACACCTTTCGAATTGCAGATTTAGGCTGCTCCACTGGGCCTAATACATTTTTTGCGGTTGAAACCATACTTGAAACTGTGCAACTCAAGTACCAAAGCCAAGGGCTGAGTTCTCATCAAAtccccaaatttcaagttttcttCAACGATCAAACCACAAATGATTTTAACATGCTCTTCAAATCCCTCCCTCAGAACAGGCAATACTACGCCGCAGGTGTGCCTGGTTCGTTCTATGGTAGGATATTTCCTAATGCTTCCATTCACTTTTTTCACTGTTCTTCTTCAAATCACTGGCTTTCTAGAGTACCAAAAGAGATAGTGAACAAAGAGAGTCCAGCTTGGAATAAAGGAAAAATCTATTACTCAAGTTCCACAACTGAAGTGACAAGGGCTTACGAAACTCAACATGCTTTGGACATGGAGTGTTTTCTTAATGCAAGGGCACAAGAGATTGTGTATGGAGGATTGATGGTGCTTATCATTTCATGTCGCCCCAATGGTACCCCTCATTCTCATACTCTGGCAAGTGTAATCTATGAAACTTTAGGATCTTGCCTCGTAGACATGGCCAGAAAG GGATTGGTTAATGAAGAGAAAATAGATTCATTTAACATACCTGTGTATGTCATGTCTCCCCAAGAACTGGAAGTTGCGGTAGAAAGAACTGGATACTTTAGCATTGAGAGAAAGGAAATTTTACCAAATATGTTTCCAAATAGCAATCTCTCTAATGCCTTATTATCTACATCTCACGTTAGAGCAGTTCATGAAGAACACATCAAGCAGCACTTTGGAGAAGAAATCATAGATGAAGTCTTCAACTTATACCATAAGAaagttgaagagcaaccctccaAGTTTGAGTTGGGGAAGACTGTTGTTTCTATTGCCGTGCTTAAACGCAACGCAAATTAA